One window of the Eschrichtius robustus isolate mEscRob2 chromosome X, mEscRob2.pri, whole genome shotgun sequence genome contains the following:
- the TMSB15C gene encoding thymosin beta-15C, producing MSDKPDLSEVEKFDKSKLKKTNTKEKNTLPSKETIQQEKECGQTS from the exons ATGAGTGATAAGCCAGACTTGTCTGAAGTGGAGAAGTTTGACAAGTCAAAACTGAAGAAAActaacactaaagaaaaaaacactctTCCCTCAAAGGAAA CTATCCAGCAGGAGAAAGAGTGTGGTCAAACATCGTAA
- the SLC25A53 gene encoding solute carrier family 25 member 53, giving the protein MGEQNHSPRKELQHWTRTESPGKRSWHSQAYALGAVSNFMSTFLTFPIYKVVFRQQIHAVAVSEAVRQLWHEGPQYFYRGIYPPLLSKTLQGTLLFGTYDSLLYCLSPVGPHSLGHRWAAGLMSGVVEAVALSPFERVQNVLQDGRKQARFPSTFSILKEFHSYGLWGRLSLGYYRGFWPVLLRNSLGSALYFSFKDPIQDSLAEQGLPHWVPALVSGSVNGTITCLVLYPLIVLVANMQSHIGWQSMPSLWASAQDVWDTRGRKVFLIYRGGSLVILRSSVTWGITTAIHDFLQRRYRSRKELKD; this is encoded by the coding sequence ATGGGGGAACAGAACCACTCTCCTCGGAAGGAGCTTCAGCACTGGACACGAACAGAGTCTCCAGGAAAGAGAAGCTGGCACTCCCAGGCCTACGCCCTTGGGGCCGTTTCCAACTTTATGTCTACTTTTCTGACCTTTCCTATCTATAAGGTTGTGTTCCGGCAACAGATCCATGCTGTGGCGGTGTCAGAGGCTGTGCGGCAGCTTTGGCATGAAGGCCCTCAATACTTCTACCGGGGAATCTACCCGCCTCTTCTCTCCAAGACGTTGCAAGGGACTCTGCTGTTTGGGACTTATGATAGCCTGCTGTATTGTCTCTCCCCTGTTGGGCCACACTCCCTGGGACACCGCTGGGCTGCAGGGCTCATGTCTGGTGTAGTGGAGGCTGTGGCACTCAGCCCCTTTGAAAGGGTGCAAAATGTGCTCCAGGATGGTCGCAAGCAAGCTCgctttcccagcaccttcagcattctCAAGGAATTCCACTCTTATGGGCTTTGGGGGCGGCTGTCGCTGGGTTACTATCGTGGTTTCTGGCCTGTCCTTCTCAGGAACAGCCTGGGGAGTGCTCTGTATTTCTCCTTCAAGGATCCCATTCAGGATAGCTTGGCAGAGCAAGGCCTGCCCCATTGGGTTCCTGCCTTGGTGTCTGGGAGTGTCAATGGAACAATCACCTGCCTAGTTCTGTATCCTCTGATTGTGCTAGTTGCCAATATGCAGTCCCATATTGGCTGGCAAAGCATGCCAAGCCTGTGGGCCTCTGCCCAGGATGTGTGGGACACTCGGGGCCGAAAGGTGTTCCTGATCTACCGTGGAGGTTCCCTGGTCATCCTAAGGTCCAGCGTGACATGGGGGATCACTACTGCTATCCATGACTTCCTCCAGAGGAGGTATCGTTCCAGGAAAGAGCTGAAAGACTGA